The Molothrus ater isolate BHLD 08-10-18 breed brown headed cowbird chromosome 10, BPBGC_Mater_1.1, whole genome shotgun sequence sequence CgttaaaaacagtgaaaaacagGGCACTCTGCACTGCCCCCCAAGccgggctggagctgtgcagagcagcaatGGTTCTAAAAGCCTACAACAAGACAGAAACAcggctgtgggagctgcagggtggggtTTATCACAGCGGGGGAAAACACGAGAGAAAACAGGGCCCATTTCCAGtgcttcccagcagagctgagacagCCCGGAGGGATCCCGGCCCGCCGGGAACTCACCTGCCTCGGCCACGCGGGCAGAGGGGCTACATCGGGACGGGATGGGAACGGGATGGGAGCGGGATGGGATCGGGGTGGGACTGGCACAGGGATCGGGACGGGATCGGCACtaggatggggatgggatcgGGATGGAGATCGGACCTAAAATCGGGGCCGGGCTGAGGGAGGGGAgcgggccgggctcggggccgGGCTGAGGGAGGGGATCGGACAGGATCGGGCCGGGCTCAGGGAGGGGAGCGGGCCGGGCTCGGGCCGGGCTGAGGGAGGGGAgcgggccgggctcggggccgGGCTGAGGGAGGGGATCGGACAGGAtcgggccgggctcggggccgggctgagggaggggagcgggccgggctcggggccgGGCTGAGGGAGGGGATCGGGACAGGAtcggggccgggctcggggccgGGCTGAGGGAGGGGATCGGGACAGGATCGGGGCCGGGCTGAGGCGGGGATCGGGCCGCGCTCCGGAAGCGCTCCCGGcccgccgggcccgccccgccccgtGGCGCCTGACCCGGAGCCGCTCGGCCGCGCTGACGCTGCCTTGTCCCGCCATGGCTCCCAagggcggccccggcggccgGCAGCAGTCCGAGGaggatctgctgctccaggactTCAGCCGCAACCTCTCGGCCAAGTCCTCCGCGCTCTTCTTCGGCAACGCCTTCATCGTCTCCGCCATCCCTATCTGTGAGCGGGCGAGGGCGGGCGGCAGCCGTGAGGGGTGCTGAGGGGAGAGGGGGATCAGCAGCCATGGGGGGAGCAAAATACCCTGGGAGAGGGAGATCAGCAACCTTGGGGGGAGCAGAATACCGTGGAAGAGGGGGAtcagcagccccagaggagATCAAGAGGCTCAGGAGAGGGATCAGGGCTCCCCACTGCCCACCGCAGGCTCTGTCCCGCTGCCCGCGGCAGATCCCGGGGCCTCTGCTCCGAGCGAGCCCCGGCGGATCCTGGCTCCGGGCAGTGTCGGGTCCTGGTTCTGAGCGTGTGGGATCCTGGCTCCGGGCCGTATCGGATCCCAGCTCCGGCCGTGTCGGATCCTGGCTCCGGGCCGTATCGGGTCCCGGTTCCAGCCCTGTCGAGTGCTGGTTCCGAGCCGTGTCAGGTCCAAGTTCCGGCCCTATCGGATCCCGGTTCCGGCCGTGTTGGGTCTCAGTTCCGGCCGTGTCGCGTGCTGGTTCCAGTCCTGTCAGATCCCGGTTCTGAGTCCTGTCAGATCCCGGTTCCAGCCGTGTCGGGTCCCGGTTCCAGCCGTGTCGGTTCCCGGTTCCGAGCCGTGTCGGGTCCCGGTTCCAGCCGTGTCGGTTCCCGGTTCCGAGCCGTGTCGGGTCCCGGTTCCAGCCCTATCGGTTCCCGGTTCCGTGTTCGGTGCCGGTTCCGGCCGGCAGGGCAGCATCACTGACGTGTCGCCGCAGCAGCGCTGCCCGCAGGCTCGGCCGTGCTCTCacagagccccttccagccaCGCGCAAAGCTCATTTCCCCCTTCCAAAGTACTTTCAATGCAGTTGAAAGAGCCCCGAGTGATTTTGGAGGAGTTGGCTTTGCTCAGCCAGAGACTGTGGAATTACAGAGCTCAGATCCTCTATGGGTCTCCAGTATGGGGCGTTTTTCTTGGAGAGAAACTGCTTCAAGTATcgttgttctttttttttttttaagggctTTATTGGAGAATATGGCATATGGATCTTGTTCAGTCTGCAGTCCTGTACAGCGTCATGACCCTCATCAGTACCTATCTCGTGGCTTTTGCATATAAAAACGTCAAGTTTGTCCTCAAACACAAGTAAGTTTGGTGCCTCTTTGAATTTATCATTTAATAATTGAACAAAACTGCCATTTACTACTGTAGTTTTTTATTAATGAGAATGCCTGAAATGTTACTCCAAAACATATTTTCCAAACTTATTTTTAGAAGTATCTCCTAATTGGTTTCTCTTGTTCTCTTGTAATTATAGTCAAATCTTGTCAGTTAAGAGTATGGTGAAATAGTAAATCCACCATCGTGCTCCCTGGGTATCACCACAAATTAtgtttaaattataaattattttaggtATTAGATGTGAATTATATTACTAATTCTTATCTCTTCACCTTGACAAAACTGTCGGGTATCTTGGCTAAGTTGTATTCTTCACTGTGCATAAAACTTCCTGTaatgccagggctgggctgtggggttttttcctgtctgaAGTGTGACACGAGTGGTGGTACTTACAGAGTAGCCCAGAAAAGAGAAGATGCTGTTTCCAAGGAGGTGACTCGCAAGCTGTCTGAGGCGGACAACAGGAAGATGTCCCGCAAGGAAAAGGATGAAAGGTGATCTctctgtcctcctcctcctcctctcccttgtTGTAGGAGTGCCTTAAATGTCTTGGAGGCTCTGGGTGGGGCAGTAGGGACTGTGCTTGCACTGTTTTTCTGTattctgggaagcagcagctgcagggtaGCTCGTGGTTCAGCTTTTGAGGTGAGTTGTCAAGGGAGGGTCTCAGATGCACTCGGTGTTAGAGGGAATCCCCACTGGGACTGTGCAGGAGGGGAGCTTGGGAGCCAAACTCTGTGTCTTCTGGAAAAACTACTGCACACTTCGTCATGTGGGTGTCCAGGatatccccatccctggcagtgcccaaggccagcctggacagggctgggagcagcctgggacagtgggaggtgtccctgccatggcaggggtggagtgGGATGAGCTTgaaggtccctccaacccaaaccattccaggattctgtgatatCCATTGATTTAAATATATCTGAAATTTTATCTCCACTTGCTCCTAGGATtctgtggaagaaaaat is a genomic window containing:
- the SSR3 gene encoding translocon-associated protein subunit gamma, whose product is MAPKGGPGGRQQSEEDLLLQDFSRNLSAKSSALFFGNAFIVSAIPIWLYWRIWHMDLVQSAVLYSVMTLISTYLVAFAYKNVKFVLKHKVAQKREDAVSKEVTRKLSEADNRKMSRKEKDERILWKKNEVADYEATTFSIFYNNTLFLVLVIIASFFVLKNFNPTVNYILSISASSGLIALLSTGSK